Proteins encoded in a region of the Nicotiana tomentosiformis chromosome 9, ASM39032v3, whole genome shotgun sequence genome:
- the LOC138898401 gene encoding serine/threonine receptor-like kinase NFP, whose amino-acid sequence MKWNASEELEILQKVNHVNLVKLEYFCIDPKEANCYFVYEYVENGSLHSWLHEDKKEKLSWKTRLKIATDVANGLLYIHEHTRPRVVHKDIKSSNIVIIHTIVMRISRVSRKIERRRNAEKKKKKKKKKKKKKMH is encoded by the coding sequence GTGAACCATGTGAATTTAGTGAAGTTAGAGTATTTTTGCATAGACCCTAAAGAAGCAAATTGCTATTTTGTTTATGAGTATGTTGAAAATGGTTCACTACATTCATGGCTTCACGAGgacaaaaaagaaaaattgagTTGGAAAACAAGGTTAAAAATTGCCACTGATGTTGCAAATGGTCTCTTATATATCCATGAACATACAAGGCCAAGGGTTGTACACAAAGACATTAAGAGTAGCAACATTGTAATTATTCACACAATTGTGATGAGAATAAGCAGAGTATCAAGAAAgatagaaagaagaagaaatgcagaaaagaagaagaagaagaagaagaagaagaaaaagaagaagatgcaTTAG